A single genomic interval of Acidobacteriota bacterium harbors:
- a CDS encoding sigma-70 family RNA polymerase sigma factor, with product MSSANGPTSEITDLLRRIEQGDALAHDRLAGLVRAQLKRIAANRLRRERPDHLYQTSDLVQEAYMRLFNMKEVHWEGREHFFKVAALQMRRILVEYARHAYRHNPVNVPLDDVPGLQFAAGPELLRVNEILYDLEKIDPRRAEIVVLRYFGGYQIEEIARLTGLSVGTVKRYWATAKAFIKLQQGYPTA from the coding sequence ATGTCCTCTGCAAACGGGCCAACGAGCGAGATCACTGACTTACTGCGGCGCATTGAGCAGGGCGATGCTCTGGCGCACGACCGCCTGGCCGGCTTGGTGCGCGCGCAACTCAAACGTATCGCCGCCAACCGTCTGCGCCGCGAACGCCCGGATCATCTCTATCAAACCTCCGACCTCGTGCAGGAAGCCTATATGCGTCTCTTCAACATGAAAGAAGTGCACTGGGAAGGGCGCGAACATTTCTTCAAAGTGGCGGCGTTACAGATGCGGCGCATCCTGGTCGAATACGCGCGCCACGCCTACCGACACAATCCCGTCAACGTGCCGCTTGATGATGTGCCTGGCTTGCAGTTCGCCGCCGGGCCGGAATTGCTGCGCGTCAACGAAATTCTTTACGACCTGGAAAAGATTGATCCGCGTCGCGCCGAAATCGTCGTGTTGCGCTATTTCGGCGGCTATCAAATCGAAGAGATCGCCCGGTTGACCGGCCTTTCCGTGGGCACGGTCAAACGCTACTGGGCGACGGCCAAGGCTTTCATAAAATTGCAACAGGGTTATCCCACGGCGTAA